Sequence from the Clostridium botulinum genome:
CTTTAAAGTCAACTCTAAACGTAGATATATTAAATGTTTTTAATTCTTCAATTTCTTCTATTAAATTTAAAGCAAGTGAATTTAATATATGGCTTCTACAGCTATTATCACCTAAAACTTTAAATGTCTCATTTTTTCTATCTACTAATGTAAATTCGTCTCTCATACAGACTCCATTACACTCTTTAGAAGTAGATTTATTACCAAAAGTACTTCCTATTGGGCAGTACTCACTAACCATTAATTCTGCTTTTCCATAAACACCAATTGCAACATTATAATCAACAGTTTTCATTATTTCCTTAATTTCTTTCCTGTTTAATTCTAAACTTAATGTTGGAATCTCTATATCTTCTCTATAAAAATCTAATGCTTCTTTATTAAATAAGTTTAATTTATAATCACCTATTATAGATAATTTATCTTTATATAAATTAATTATACCTACATTAGATGTTATTAAACCTTTTATATACGGAAGAACTTCTTCTATTTGTTTAATTACATTTTTAAATTCTTCTTTTATTATATTAGGAGTCATAAAATATAAATTTTTATTTTCTACATTCTTAAAATCGCTTATATTTAATGCACCCTTATGCTTAGTATATGATATATCTAATGCTATATTTTTAACAGAATCATCTTCTAATAAAGCTTTTAATTGTTCTTTATTTATACAGCTATAAATATAACCTAGTTTTTTACCAATCTTTAAATTTTTCTCTATAATATCACTTTTAAATCTTCTTCGTCTATAAGAAGATGTTTCTTCTTTTAATATCTTTTCAAATAACTCTCTTCTTAAATTGTTTAAGGACGATATTCTTATAAATCCATCTTCAAAAACATTAAATAATACTTTTTCAAACTTATATGGTATTTCTCCAGATTTCATCAAACATTCTTCTACTCTTTTTATATCTAATGGTGATCTTTCCGCTACCTCAACTGTATCACCTAAAACTTCATATTCTTTTCCATTAAATTTAGTTTTAAGTTTTAAAGGCAATCCAACTTTAAATTCTAATTCACCTTGTAATAATATTTTTCTTTTATATGGCTTTACATAGTCCTTTAATTCATCATATAATTTTTTATCAGACATTCTGTATATTAAATCACCTTTTTTATAGCCACTAGGTGTTAATTTAACTTTATCACCTTTAAAAGCTTCCTTTACTTCTTTACCATTAAGTAATATTTTACCTAATACAAATCCTTCATCCCTGTATCTTATTCCATCTCCAAGGCTTATATTTCCATCTAATATAATTTCATTTTTATCAACAGCTTTACCTATAGGAATACCAGTGTTTTTAGGAAAATTATAACTCATCATATCTTTTCCTGTATTTTTATATAAATATGCTTTAGAAAATCCTTCTCTATTAAATAACTGTGCTAATTGAGTTCTTCCCTTTTTTAAATCAAATTTT
This genomic interval carries:
- a CDS encoding DUF3656 domain-containing U32 family peptidase, giving the protein MKKIELLAPAGSMESLVAAINRGADAIYLGGNKFSARAYASNFDNEMMMKAVDYAHSYGARVYVTINTLLKENEIKEALKYAGYLYDIGVDALIIQDTGLINLIQKTYTDFELHASTQMTVHNGEGAMYFTERGLSRIVLSRELSLNEIKYISKDLGIETEIFVHGALCVCYSGQCLMSSMIGGRSGNRGRCAQPCRMEYTIKGENTAPKKAYLLSPKDMCLIDDVEELIKSGTSSLKVEGRMKRPEYVSGVVDTYRRAIDKVIDKQKFDLKKGRTQLAQLFNREGFSKAYLYKNTGKDMMSYNFPKNTGIPIGKAVDKNEIILDGNISLGDGIRYRDEGFVLGKILLNGKEVKEAFKGDKVKLTPSGYKKGDLIYRMSDKKLYDELKDYVKPYKRKILLQGELEFKVGLPLKLKTKFNGKEYEVLGDTVEVAERSPLDIKRVEECLMKSGEIPYKFEKVLFNVFEDGFIRISSLNNLRRELFEKILKEETSSYRRRRFKSDIIEKNLKIGKKLGYIYSCINKEQLKALLEDDSVKNIALDISYTKHKGALNISDFKNVENKNLYFMTPNIIKEEFKNVIKQIEEVLPYIKGLITSNVGIINLYKDKLSIIGDYKLNLFNKEALDFYREDIEIPTLSLELNRKEIKEIMKTVDYNVAIGVYGKAELMVSEYCPIGSTFGNKSTSKECNGVCMRDEFTLVDRKNETFKVLGDNSCRSHILNSLALNLIEEIEELKTFNISTFRVDFKDETYNEVKVILEELKKLKKSENRIYTKGHYKRGVE